Proteins from one Camelina sativa cultivar DH55 chromosome 8, Cs, whole genome shotgun sequence genomic window:
- the LOC104709029 gene encoding CBL-interacting serine/threonine-protein kinase 14-like, with protein sequence MEDRETTTVTEVEFTAENRRGGLLLGKYEVGKLVGCGAFAKVYHGRNTETGQSVAIKVVSKQRLQKGGLNPANIKREIAIMHRLRHPCIVRLLEVLATKSKIFFVMEFAKGGELFAKVSKGRFCEDLSRRYFQQLISAVGYCHSRGVFHRDLKPENLLLDDKLDLKISDFGLSALADQIRPDGLLHTLCGTPAYVAPEVLAKKGYDGAKIDVWSCGIILFVLNAGYLPFNDHNLMVMYRKIYKGEFRIPKWTSPDLRRLLTRLLDTNPHTRITIEEIIHDPWFKHGYDDRMSKFHLEDSDMKLPADEIDRRMNAFDIIAGSPGFNLSGLFGDARKYDRVERFVSAWTAERVVAKLEEEIAGAESLEVAKKEAWGMKIEGQNGNFAMVVEIKQLTDELVMVEVRKRQRATTTAASGRDLWTDSIKPFFLAIMHHHQPQEPSASQVNTTPVSLVGTSSIYHS encoded by the coding sequence atggaagatcGTGAGACGACGACGGTGACGGAGGTGGAATTTACGGCGGAGAACCGGCGCGGTGGATTGCTGTTGGGAAAGTACGAGGTAGGGAAACTGGTGGGATGCGGGGCGTTCGCGAAAGTGTACCACGGGAGGAACACGGAGACGGGCCAGAGCGTTGCGATCAAAGTGGTGAGCAAGCAGCGGCTGCAGAAAGGAGGACTCAACCCAGCTAACATCAAGAGGGAGATCGCTATCATGCACCGCCTTCGCCACCCTTGTATCGTGCGCCTCTTGGAGGTCCTCGCCACCAAATCCAAGATCTTCTTCGTCATGGAATTCGCCAAGGGCGGCGAGCTCTTCGCCAAGGTCTCCAAGGGCAGGTTCTGCGAGGATCTTAGCCGCCGCTATTTCCAGCAGCTCATCTCCGCCGTCGGCTACTGCCATTCCCGCGGCGTCTTTCACCGCGATCTCAAACCCGAGAATCTCCTCCTCGACGACAAGCTCGATCTCAAGATCTCCGATTTCGGCCTCAGCGCTCTCGCCGATCAGATCCGCCCCGACGGCCTCCTCCACACCCTCTGCGGTACCCCGGCTTACGTTGCCCCCGAGGTTCTCGCCAAGAAAGGCTACGACGGCGCTAAGATCGACGTCTGGTCGTGCGGGATCATACTCTTCGTCCTCAACGCGGGGTATCTCCCTTTCAACGACCACAATCTCATGGTCATGTACCGGAAGATCTACAAGGGAGAGTTCCGCATCCCCAAGTGGACCTCCCCGGATCTCCGCCGCCTCCTCACCCGGCTGCTTGACACCAACCCGCATACCAGGATCACGATCGAGGAGATCATCCACGATCCCTGGTTCAAACACGGGTACGACGACCGGATGTCCAAATTCCACCTCGAGGACTCCGATATGAAACTCCCCGCCGACGAGATCGATAGGCGGATGAACGCCTTCGACATCATCGCCGGATCCCCGGGGTTCAACCTCTCCGGTCTGTTCGGCGACGCCAGAAAGTACGACCGAGTTGAGAGGTTCGTGTCGGCGTGGACGGCGGAGAGGGTGGTGGCGAAGCTGGAGGAGGAGATCGCGGGGGCGGAGAGCCTGGAGGTTGCGAAAAAGGAGGCGTGGGGGATGAAAATAGAAGGGCAAAATGGTAATTTCGCAATGGTGGTTGAGATAAAGCAGCTAACGGACGAGCTTGTCATGGTCGAGGTGAGGAAGAGGCAAAGAGCCACCACTACTGCTGCATCTGGACGCGATTTGTGGACAGATTCGATCAAGCCTTTCTTCCTCGCCATTATGCACCACCACCAACCACAAGAACCATCGGCATCTCAAGTAAATACGACGCCGGTTAGTCTAGTAGGAACCAGCAGTATCTAtcattcataa
- the LOC104709028 gene encoding CBL-interacting serine/threonine-protein kinase 15-like yields the protein MEKKGSVLMLRYEVGKFLGQGTFAKVYHARHLKSGDSVAIKVIDKERILKVGMTEQIKREISVMRLLSHPNIVELHEVMATKSKIYFVMDHVKGGELFNKVSAGKLSENVARSYFQQLVRAVNYCHSRGVCHRDLKPENLLLDEDGSLKVSDFGLSALADSRRQDGLLHTTCGTPAYVAPEVISRKGYDGFKADVWSCGVILFVLLAGYLPFRDSNLMELYKKIGKAEVKFPNWFAPGAKRLLKRILDPNSNTRVSTEEIMKSSWFRKGLQQEQKKGSVDEDDVDVDVDAEAEANANASAEKEKKRCINLNAFEIISLSTGFDLSGLFEEGEEKEEMRFTTNREASEITEKLVEIGKELKMKVRTKEQGWKVKMAAEAAGVEAEVFEIAPSFHMVVLKKGDGETAEYKRVMKESIRPALIDIALAWH from the coding sequence atGGAGAAGAAAGGGTCTGTGCTGATGCTCCGTTACGAGGTGGGCAAGTTTCTTGGTCAGGGTACCTTTGCTAAGGTGTACCATGCCAGGCATTTGAAATCTGGTGATAGTGTTGCTATTAAGGTCATCGACAAAGAAAGAATCCTCAAAGTTGGTATGACCGAGCAGATTAAGCGTGAGATCTCTGTCATGCGTCTCCTTAGCCATCCTAACATCGTCGAGCTCCATGAAGTCATGGCCACTAAATCTAAAATCTACTTCGTCATGGACCACGTCAAGGGAGGTGAGCTCTTCAACAAAGTCTCTGCCGGGAAGCTGAGCGAAAACGTTGCAAGAAGCTACTTTCAACAACTTGTACGCGCTGTCAACTACTGTCACAGCCGTGGAGTATGCCACAGGGACTTGAAGCCCGAGAATCTCTTGTTGGACGAGGATGGGAGTCTTAAGGTCTCTGATTTTGGTCTCAGCGCTCTTGCCGACTCTAGAAGGCAGGATGGGTTGCTTCACACCACGTGCGGCACCCCTGCATATGTTGCACCTGAGGTGATAAGCAGGAAAGGCTATGATGGTTTCAAAGCCGATGTCTGGTCCTGTGGAGTCATACTGTTCGTCTTGCTCGCCGGTTATCTCCCGTTCCGTGATTCCAATCTGATGGAGCTGTACAAGAAGATTGGCAAAGCCGAGGTCAAGTTCCCAAACTGGTTTGCTCCTGGGGCAAAGAGATTGCTCAAGAGGATCTTGGATCCCAACTCCAACACCAGAGTATCAACTGAAGAGATAATGAAGAGCTCCTGGTTCCGGAAAGGCCTGCAGCAAGAGCAGAAGAAAGGATCGGTTGATGAAGATGACGTTGACGTTGACGTTGACGCAGAGGCAGAGGCAAACGCTAACGCAAGTGCAGAGAAGGAAAAGAAGCGGTGTATCAACCTGAACGCGTTTGAGATAATATCGCTGTCGACGGGGTTTGATCTCTCGGGGCTGTTCGAGGAGggagaggagaaggaggagatgagGTTTACAACGAACAGAGAGGCGTCTGAGATAACAGAGAAGCTGGTGGAGATAGGGAAGGAGCTCAAGATGAAAGTGAGGACGAAGGAACAAGGATGGAAGGTGAAGATGGCGGCTGAGGCTGCAGGGGTGGAAGCGGAGGTGTTTGAGATAGCGCCGAGCTTTCACATGGTGGTTTTGAAGAAGGGCGATGGAGAGACCGCGGAGTATAAGAGAGTCATGAAGGAGAGCATAAGGCCGGCTTTGATCGACATTGCATTGGCTTGGCACTGA